A region of uncultured Desulfobacter sp. DNA encodes the following proteins:
- a CDS encoding 3D domain-containing protein — MKLKQIAAIAVLALFVAGCAGQKRVVTMETTGYCGCGKCCSWERGSWKYLKLNFWHRYVNAGKDKGRTYTGHTASGTKPGVPHPGLFSWDSVKHPWMIPVRIVFFPWLLLPQDGTIAADTRYHSFGTRMYVPGWGWGVVEDRGGAIKGPNRLDLYYRFHGQALKWGRRNVDVTIDD; from the coding sequence ATGAAACTGAAACAGATTGCTGCGATTGCCGTTCTGGCCTTGTTTGTCGCGGGATGTGCCGGTCAAAAACGGGTGGTGACCATGGAGACCACCGGTTATTGTGGATGCGGTAAATGCTGCAGTTGGGAAAGGGGGAGCTGGAAATATCTTAAGCTCAATTTTTGGCATCGCTATGTAAATGCCGGAAAGGACAAGGGACGAACATACACAGGCCATACGGCCAGCGGCACCAAACCCGGGGTGCCTCATCCCGGACTCTTTTCCTGGGACAGCGTCAAACACCCCTGGATGATCCCTGTCCGCATCGTCTTCTTCCCCTGGCTGTTACTCCCCCAGGACGGAACCATCGCGGCTGATACCCGATACCACTCCTTCGGCACCCGGATGTACGTACCCGGCTGGGGATGGGGTGTGGTCGAGGACCGCGGCGGTGCCATCAAAGGGCCCAACCGCCTTGATCTTTATTACCGGTTCCACGGTCAAGCCCTTAAATGGGGGCGACGAAACGTCGATGTGACCATTGATGATTGA
- the yeiP gene encoding elongation factor P-like protein YeiP: MPKACDLKKGQVVDINGEPYLVKHIDVKTPSARGAVTLYKVRFSSIKTRQKYEDSFKGNDMLDDVDLQRKSVQYLYPDGELHVFMDTIEYGQYMVSQDSIEEELVWLTDGMEDIVGMFIDGNLVAIEIPASLVFEITDTAPGIKGASATARTKPATLSNGIEIQVPEYLENGEMVKVNTETRKYISRA; encoded by the coding sequence ATGCCAAAAGCATGTGATTTAAAAAAGGGGCAGGTGGTGGATATCAACGGGGAGCCGTATCTGGTCAAACATATTGATGTAAAAACCCCGTCGGCAAGGGGGGCTGTCACTCTTTACAAAGTCAGATTCAGCAGTATCAAGACCCGGCAGAAATATGAAGACTCATTTAAAGGCAATGATATGCTTGATGATGTGGACCTGCAAAGGAAATCTGTCCAGTACCTCTATCCCGACGGGGAGCTTCATGTGTTCATGGACACCATCGAATATGGTCAGTATATGGTTTCCCAGGACAGCATTGAAGAGGAGCTGGTCTGGCTCACCGACGGCATGGAAGATATTGTGGGCATGTTCATTGACGGCAATCTGGTGGCCATTGAAATTCCTGCGTCCCTTGTTTTTGAAATCACGGACACCGCTCCAGGCATCAAAGGGGCCAGTGCCACAGCCCGCACAAAACCGGCCACCCTTTCCAACGGGATTGAAATTCAAGTGCCTGAATACCTTGAAAACGGAGAAATGGTCAAGGTCAACACAGAAACCAGAAAATATATATCCAGGGCTTGA